One window from the genome of Hyalangium ruber encodes:
- the tssJ gene encoding type VI secretion system lipoprotein TssJ, with amino-acid sequence MGSTLFYSTRVTPHPVRKGTGLRWWISACSLLTLPACAMKTAAACDKPPPFHAHLEAAERVNPDALGRPLPTVVQFLQLKDSIKLERAGFQKLWAEPKSILGEDLLESAEFIVAPGQTLEHWVQRAPKARYVVAIGLFRQPLGYAWRTVAELPPVPENQCAEEPLGSRGPPDSSDVQLRFKLQGYQIDLLRRSRRTQ; translated from the coding sequence ATGGGTTCAACTCTCTTTTATTCCACGCGAGTCACACCGCATCCAGTCCGAAAAGGGACTGGGCTGCGTTGGTGGATCTCTGCCTGCTCGCTGCTCACCCTGCCAGCCTGCGCGATGAAGACCGCAGCGGCCTGCGACAAGCCGCCCCCCTTTCACGCCCACCTCGAAGCCGCGGAGCGTGTCAACCCAGACGCCCTGGGCCGCCCTCTTCCCACGGTGGTGCAGTTCCTCCAGCTCAAGGACAGCATCAAGCTGGAGCGCGCCGGCTTCCAGAAGCTCTGGGCCGAGCCCAAGTCCATCCTTGGCGAGGATCTGCTGGAGTCGGCGGAGTTCATCGTCGCTCCGGGGCAGACCCTCGAGCACTGGGTCCAGCGAGCTCCCAAGGCACGGTACGTAGTGGCCATTGGCCTCTTCCGCCAGCCCCTCGGCTACGCGTGGCGCACCGTCGCCGAGCTGCCTCCCGTGCCCGAGAACCAGTGCGCGGAGGAACCCCTTGGCAGTCGTGGCCCTCCCGACAGCAGTGACGTGCAGCTGCGCTTCAAGCTGCAGGGCTACCAGATCGATCTCTTGCGCCGTTCGAGGAGGACGCAGTGA
- the tssK gene encoding type VI secretion system baseplate subunit TssK, with the protein MKAPQRIIWSEGMFMSPHHMQQLDLYHESLLETRLGSVSLHPWGVVSMQFDMEALRAGQVHLLEFFGILPDGLAVAFDAGQEESPAARPVEGHFRPTQQVLELYLGIPKERSDVESYGAAGKVGSSPRFSPRSRSVGDLHASTSIVQIAFAQRNMKLLFGHEPRDDFEAIKIAELARDKSGSLVLVEGYIPPCLRVSASPFIMTELRSLLRLIVSKQRQLASRRRHRDASSLEYTASDVTLFLELHALNGIVPFLSHVIEAGNMRPHDLYLMLSRFAGQLCTFSADADPALLPPFQFTNLRATFEEMFRRLIELMHSVALEQCLTVPMERGQDGLYRAKLEDERFERCGQFLLMVRSELPEQLVADQLPKLSKLGSGSEIQGLVQAAAPGVPLQVTYRPPPEVPVRPGASYFSLSVQDGGWRTVMRERSVALFLPHIFNSQHTSIELLAVPTVGR; encoded by the coding sequence GTGAAGGCTCCGCAGCGCATCATCTGGTCCGAGGGGATGTTCATGAGTCCCCATCACATGCAGCAGCTGGACCTGTATCACGAGTCCCTGCTGGAAACCCGTTTGGGCTCCGTGTCGCTTCACCCCTGGGGCGTGGTGTCCATGCAGTTCGACATGGAGGCCCTGCGCGCCGGGCAGGTTCACTTGCTGGAGTTCTTCGGCATCCTTCCGGACGGGCTGGCGGTGGCCTTCGATGCCGGCCAGGAGGAATCGCCCGCGGCTCGACCCGTGGAAGGGCACTTCCGGCCCACGCAACAAGTCCTCGAGCTGTACCTGGGCATTCCCAAGGAACGCAGCGATGTAGAGAGCTACGGCGCGGCAGGCAAGGTCGGCAGCAGCCCTCGCTTCTCACCTCGGAGCCGCTCCGTGGGGGACCTGCATGCCTCCACCTCCATCGTCCAGATCGCCTTCGCGCAGCGCAACATGAAGCTCCTGTTCGGCCACGAGCCCCGGGACGACTTCGAGGCGATCAAGATCGCCGAGCTCGCGCGCGACAAGTCCGGCAGCCTGGTGTTGGTCGAGGGCTACATCCCTCCGTGCCTGCGCGTCAGCGCCTCTCCGTTCATCATGACCGAGCTGCGCTCGCTGCTGCGGTTGATCGTCTCCAAGCAGCGGCAGCTCGCCTCGCGCCGGCGACACCGCGATGCCTCCTCGCTCGAGTACACCGCCTCGGACGTCACGCTGTTCCTGGAGCTGCATGCCCTCAATGGCATCGTCCCGTTCCTCTCTCATGTCATCGAGGCGGGCAATATGCGCCCTCATGACCTCTACCTGATGCTGAGCCGCTTCGCGGGGCAGCTCTGCACCTTCTCCGCGGACGCTGACCCGGCGCTACTGCCGCCCTTCCAGTTCACCAACCTGCGGGCCACCTTCGAGGAGATGTTCCGGCGCCTGATCGAGCTGATGCATTCCGTCGCGCTGGAGCAGTGCCTCACCGTGCCGATGGAACGGGGGCAGGACGGGCTCTACCGCGCGAAGCTGGAGGACGAGCGCTTCGAGCGCTGCGGCCAGTTCCTCCTCATGGTGCGAAGCGAGCTCCCCGAACAACTCGTCGCCGATCAGCTCCCCAAGCTTTCGAAGCTTGGGAGTGGCTCGGAGATCCAGGGCCTTGTCCAGGCCGCCGCGCCAGGAGTGCCGCTGCAGGTCACCTACCGGCCGCCGCCCGAGGTGCCCGTGCGCCCTGGCGCTTCCTACTTCTCGCTCTCGGTCCAGGACGGCGGCTGGCGAACGGTGATGCGCGAGCGCTCCGTCGCGCTCTTCCTGCCCCACATCTTCAACTCCCAACACACCTCCATCGAGCTGCTCGCCGTGCCCACGGTTGGCCGCTGA
- a CDS encoding DotU family type IV/VI secretion system protein, with protein MDRVNEATKDCFDAVIQLRQAEASSIPPPEVLNHRLRGVIDEVLRRAAVLGFSHQDAQDIGYALVSLLDELVLSKPEHYRQFWMSNLLQLHYFNETAAGDSFFNRLSTVRKDPHRAEVLRVYYLCMLFGFQGRYRIRGGELELMTLVDAVQKDLERAQPFDFDMLAPHGERPSENLALAKRRLSLTSAALAAVVLALLFYGGLVLGLDRTTSTMVHDIELHLATITKEGP; from the coding sequence ATGGACCGAGTCAACGAGGCCACCAAGGACTGCTTCGATGCAGTCATCCAACTCCGCCAGGCGGAAGCGTCCTCCATTCCTCCCCCCGAGGTGCTGAACCACCGCCTCCGGGGAGTCATTGATGAGGTGCTCCGGAGAGCCGCCGTCCTCGGCTTCAGCCACCAGGATGCGCAGGACATCGGCTACGCCCTCGTCTCGCTCCTGGATGAGCTGGTGCTCAGCAAGCCCGAGCACTACCGGCAGTTCTGGATGAGCAACCTGTTGCAGCTCCACTACTTCAACGAGACCGCAGCCGGCGACAGCTTCTTCAACCGCCTCAGCACGGTTCGCAAGGATCCACACCGCGCCGAGGTGCTCCGCGTCTACTACCTCTGCATGCTGTTCGGCTTCCAAGGCCGCTATCGGATCCGTGGCGGCGAGCTGGAGCTGATGACCCTCGTCGATGCCGTCCAGAAGGACCTGGAGCGCGCCCAGCCCTTTGATTTCGACATGCTCGCGCCGCATGGCGAGCGGCCCTCGGAGAACCTCGCGCTGGCAAAGCGCCGCCTGTCACTCACCTCCGCCGCACTGGCGGCGGTCGTCCTAGCGCTCCTCTTCTACGGAGGCCTCGTCCTCGGCCTCGATCGCACCACCTCCACCATGGTCCACGACATCGAACTCCACCTGGCCACCATCACGAAGGAGGGACCGTGA